TTCTGGAGGAACATACTTGCCTACAAATATCCAATCCAACTTTATACTTGTAGTATTGCCAGCAGTGGCGTAAGCCCTGAAGTAAAGAGGGGCAGCAACCGATGGAACATTAGTCGTTATTTCTTGCGGCACTGAGTCATTCACCGAGAACTTTGCTGAATTTATATCTTTCCATAATCTCTCAAAAATACCCCAAGTTGTGAAAAGACTTACATTGCTCCCAATCACAGAGGCTGCTCCTGCCCTGTGAACGCTATAATCCCAAACAGTAAGATCATATTGATAAATTCTAACTACATTTGTCCAAGCATTGTCGGTTCTAACTCCTGCTTCGGAGTCATGGTCGACGGAAGAAGATGCCTGAGGGTGCTGTTCTTTTGAGCGGATTCTAATTGCGGGACCAAAAGTGCCAGCGGGCGTAGAAAACACAAACACGTCAGCACCTGTCTTGGTTAGAGTAACAACACTATCTGCGACAGAACAATCTGCTATAGCTCCACTCCACTTGCCTGTGTCTATACTACTCCCAAGAAAGTCGTCAAAGAAAACAAAAGTGTTTACCCCGTTAGAAACAGAACTATCAGCTGATTTACCATAGTAAATATAGGTATCAACGTTTGCCCCCAAATCATCAGCGACCTTAACCCAAACCTTAGCAAGACGATTTGGAGTAGTGCCTGTTATTTCCTCTACCCAAAAATCAAGAAGCGTGGTTTCATCATTATCAGTAAGCCGAATATCGGTGGGAAAGTTCTGACAATGGCTTTCTAAGTCAAAATTCTCACCAACAGCACCAGAGCTTTCACCAACTAATAATAATTGTTGATAGTTAGTTCCAGCACCAGTTCCAGCTGCTATTGTTATTTTTTTACGATAGGCATATCCTTCTAACCAAGCCATCTATAAACATCCTTTATGTTTAGTATTTATACAACAAAGCCAATGCTTACTTGTATAAAAGGTTAATTATTATCTCATTTAACGCTACTGCTCCCACATCGCTATCTGCTGCTCCCACCGTAGTTGCATAGCCAATGCCACTCGCAAAAGGAATACCTAAAGAGAATTCAACATTAGTTCCTGCACCAGCAATAGCCCCAGGAATAGCTAAGGTCATTACAGGAGTATCTGTTCCAACAGTAGGAGCAGTCGCCTTGTTATAAAGTTTTACGTATCTAACTGCGGCATTGGTGTTAGTAATATACCAGCCATAAACTTGCCCAGCACTTGCTTTAGCTACTGTGGCGTTGGTGGTGGCAGCCGAAAGCAGACGGCTAATCAAACAACCGCCCGAAGTCCCAGGTGCAGGCGTTACCGCCCCCGATACAGGTTGCGTAGCTTGATAAAACGTCCCTGTTACAGCTGTTGTGGGGGCGGATAATACATCAACCTGAATATTCCCATCAGCATCAACTTTAATTACTTGATAATTAGTCCCATCTGTTCCTAAAACAAGGTTCCCTTTTTTGGCTACACCAACAGCTTCGGCATCAGGATATTGCTCCCCCGCCCCTCCACCAGAAAGCACATCAACCTGTAAATGACCATCGCTATCGGCTATTGGCTGGACAGGTGTTCCCGTTCCATCTTTAGCGGTGTTTGTCCAACCCGCCACGCTATCATTGGCTTTGTCCAATAGAACTTCATAGGTAGCCGTTGCGTTTATATCAACCAA
This Candidatus Oleimmundimicrobium sp. DNA region includes the following protein-coding sequences:
- a CDS encoding DUF2341 domain-containing protein — its product is MAWLEGYAYRKKITIAAGTGAGTNYQQLLLVGESSGAVGENFDLESHCQNFPTDIRLTDNDETTLLDFWVEEITGTTPNRLAKVWVKVADDLGANVDTYIYYGKSADSSVSNGVNTFVFFDDFLGSSIDTGKWSGAIADCSVADSVVTLTKTGADVFVFSTPAGTFGPAIRIRSKEQHPQASSSVDHDSEAGVRTDNAWTNVVRIYQYDLTVWDYSVHRAGAASVIGSNVSLFTTWGIFERLWKDINSAKFSVNDSVPQEITTNVPSVAAPLYFRAYATAGNTTSIKLDWIFVGKYVPPEPAFSLAGGEEATGQPKLMMMGMGT